The genomic region cccctttcctttttcatcaATTCATTtaactctccccctttccttatttagtaaagttttatacttattttaatcacctcaccccagAACAATACCCCataatactcatactttatcttattttaatcgtcttaccccacaacaatacttattttaatcatcttactcCACAATAATACattacctctctccaattaccttacaccaccacaatactttacaataaaataaagctCCCCTTAATTTGTGTGCCCTTTTGAAAGGGGAGAGTTATTATGAATAGGATGGAGTATATACGAACTGCTACTAGCATGTATGAAGACTTACATTTTATTGACGATCCGTTCGCGGGAATCGGGTTGAAGCTGAGAGCGCCAATCACCAACGTCGATGGGAGGAAGCTGGGGTTCAGCTTGTAGTTGTGGAGCTCGGCAATTATTCGTATCCATCAATTTCagttcttttgttttatttttttgctaAATTAAATACATAAATATACTCTTAATTACAATTGgagtatatatatagagagagattAAAAAGACGGAATTGACGAAGGAAGGAAGGAAAGTCTAGTTCATGCTTTATTGCATTTTTTAAACGACTTGGAAAAGTCTTTGGATTTGGCGAGGAGTTTAGTGACAATAATTATAAGAGTAAATTAATAATTATTCTTTTTTAGACATcatttttctaaaaaaaattcattttatattttttattttattaaattacTCCCATCAAATGTGCTTAGGTTAAATTTTGCACCCATTTAAATACGTAAGAATGTTGTTTGGCCTAGACCTGACCCACATAgtgtttttttgaattatttttaaAATTCTTACGGGCCAAGCCGGATTGGGCCAAAAATCTTTGGCAATGGCCCGGCCCGGATAGAGGGCAAGAGCTGGGCTGGGTTGGCACGTGGGATGGTCGGGATAGAAAAACTTCGCCCATTGATGCGGACTGGGTCAAGTTGGCCTACACTGTTTAACAGCCCTAGCCCGCTTGAGGGACAAATTCTCTTGTGCGACCAAGGTGGTCGTGGGTCCAGGAGAAAGTGACAACTTTTTTTATAAATAGTGAtcaatttttatgactaaaaatgtcaatatttttaatgtgttaacTATTTACTCAAAATTCAAAAGTGATcagtgttactttttttttttaaataacaaaCAAGAAAAAGACATCGTACAACTATTGGGCTTGAGGTGACACAAAGCATGTCTATGTGACTTGGTCTTGTCGTCGTCGTTCATCGAGAAAGGTGGGAGTGTCGATTGCTTTGGGAGACATCGAGAAATGTAGTACTCGCAGTCGCAgttcaaaaaataaaaaaggttatcTTTATCCTTGTGAGTTATGACCTTGTTATTACCAATCACCTGTTAGATACTTTCTCCGCACACTCATTTTCACttcatttctctaatatatgagagaagtattttaatgaaatggggCGAAAATGAGCAATACTTTGTAACAAAGTGAATCAAAGTAGAATTACTCCAATATAACATTTTGTAAAACTTGTAAAAAAATCAATATTATTGCTTGTTACACTTGTAATCGATTACCATACAAAGCAATTGGATTCAATCTATCCAATAATGTTGCTATTGATTCCTCATGTCAAAATGTCAAGACCTTAAATCGATCTTATTCTCAACCAAAAAAATTACATTCGTATTTTCACCAGCATCGATCATTTATCATTAACCCAGTGCCTTAATGAGGACCCTCGTGAAACCAAACCACACGGAAACAACATAGTTTCCTTGGTACATAAGACCTCGTCCTCAAAACCGACCTCTGAAATCCTATTATTACCTCCAAATAAGAAGTAGAAACCTTTATTAGGACGTAATCCGGCAAAACTGAAGTGATGAAATCAAGTGAAGGAACTTGAAAACTCGTGATTACAACTTAAGAGCAGCAAGAGCGCTAATGTCCATGGGGTAAGTATCGGTAGCGACTTGGTTCTTATAAGCACGAGCAGCTAAAACCTTGTTAGCAGCTTCAGTTGGATGTGCAAAATCCCAATATGCATGGTCCTTCCTGTTTGGACATGGTATACTTAATGGTACACATGATGCTCCCACCACCATGCAACATGAATTTGTTCTTACCCTCAACCCTACacatcaatttaattaattacaatATTAGTTTAATATCGATATAAAATTCGTCTCACTATAAAATCACTTAACCATATTCGACTTTCTAATAACCACGGTTTTTAATTATTGATTCGCGTTATCTTATAGTATAACAAGTTATGTTGTTAGCACTCAATGTTGTCCAGATTGGAATCCTACTTTGATCGAAACAGTATGATTGGATCATTAAATCGTAAAATCCTACAAAGTTATTTAAAATCATTATTATAGTAATAGAATGTGATAAAATCTCGTATTTAACTATTTGTACAGCTGTACTCAAAAAtgctattattatttaattttctcaCACGTCGTCCTAATTCGTAGTTTTTTTTTCCATGGAAATTAAATTTAAAACTTTAACAACTGAAGAAATATTTTCTAGTCGTAAATTCGTAAGATCATGTTAAGATTCTACGATGTTCAATAAAGTACTCTGTGTTATAAATATGTTAGCAGTTTTGACCTTTGAATTTTGAGTTCATACGTGTCATGACTCATGAGTACCACCATGCAATGACTTTATAAAGCGGAATTAGTTGAATAAAGAGACGGTAATACATGGTTAAATAATTACCTAGGCCTTTCAAATCAGGGGTAATGATTTTGACAGAGTTGATCCAAATGAAACGAGCATCTTTGTATTTGGCATTGAATTGCTTAACCATAGTTTTGAGGCTGTTGTTCCACACCTCTATGACAGCATTAGCAAAAGGTGAACAAATTCCAAGTGGTGTTATTGGTGGAAGGCACCCTAAAGGTCCTAACCCAAATACTACCACTTTCCTTGCTCCCATTCCATATAAAGTCTACAATCaaaaaatatttaaaaaatatGAGTTCCAAATTTTATGTTAAAAGATAAATATTTATTCTTGAAAGTTATTTATAAAAACAAAACTGAACTCGTCATATGTAAAACAGTTTTATAAAATGCGTTATGGAAAAAAGAGCGACGAGGTTACCGTAATTTGTTTAGTTAAATCTTTGATGAGGCTATTGCCAAAGGAGATAGGATTGAGTAAGTATATAACACTCCCACCACTAAAAAAGTTGAGCATCCAGTCATTACTACCaacataaatattatatatgCATTGTTTCAAGTGACCCGTAGCTTTGGCTCCCATATCTTTGTTGATTTTGGCTATGATTTCCTTATGACGTTGTAATTGAACATCCATGCAAATTCGTTGCccctatttttttttaattaaaaaagggggataaattagataaataaataaagaatgATTAATTCATAGCATTGAGTAATTAAATATTTAAATCCATGCATAAGTGGATTATTAGTCATTAGTTAGTAATTACCACTTGTAATCCGGTTTCTTTCTTGATTCCAGCTGAACCAGATGCGTAGTTGACACCTTCATGGTAtaatttgtttgttttgtttgcaTATGGTTGGATATAATTAGGTAAACCAAGGTGATCACCTAcaaaagataaaaaaattaaCTTCGAATTACTCACTATAGAAAATAATATTACTTCGTATTATAAAGCAATAAGAATAGATGAGAACTACACTGAATAGTCATTGATCTTTATAATATACACGACTAGGAGCGAGAGACCTGACAAAAATAACCGAACCCAAATGACTCGGCATCTTGAATAATTCAACCCACACCCAACAGATGACACAAATTTAATCCCAATACTCGAAATAACTTTACTCTATTCGATGCGACCCTAGTGTTTATTGTCACTCGCATATAGATCATTATTGTTAATAATTTCATAACAACGCGCCCAAAAAATGAACCTAATCCAAAAGCGCTCAACCGGACTCAATCCGACACAATTTTTTTGAATCCCAAATTAACTCGATCTACATCCGATCTGTTTGCCGGATCTAAGTAAATAATAGAGTGAAATAAAAAAGGTAATTAGTAATTACCAACAAGATC from Silene latifolia isolate original U9 population chromosome 3, ASM4854445v1, whole genome shotgun sequence harbors:
- the LOC141645911 gene encoding GDSL esterase/lipase At1g29670-like is translated as MITISQFKSLIILLLMVSLELKGSHGAAQVPCLFIFGDSLSDSGNNNPLLSWAKCNYLPYGIDFPGGATGRFCNGRTTIDLVGDHLGLPNYIQPYANKTNKLYHEGVNYASGSAGIKKETGLQVGQRICMDVQLQRHKEIIAKINKDMGAKATGHLKQCIYNIYVGSNDWMLNFFSGGSVIYLLNPISFGNSLIKDLTKQITTLYGMGARKVVVFGLGPLGCLPPITPLGICSPFANAVIEVWNNSLKTMVKQFNAKYKDARFIWINSVKIITPDLKGLGLRVRTNSCCMVVGASCVPLSIPCPNRKDHAYWDFAHPTEAANKVLAARAYKNQVATDTYPMDISALAALKL